A DNA window from Shewanella baltica contains the following coding sequences:
- the aat gene encoding leucyl/phenylalanyl-tRNA--protein transferase — MKSLSFLNHEFEAFPSPELALTDPNGLLAIGGDLRPERLLSAYYNGIFPWFNSDDPILWWSPDPRAVFIPGEIHISTSLRKYLKKQPWRITINHAFTDVMAGCAQPREKQSGTWITQEIQMAYRELHYTGHAHSIEVWEGERLIGGLYGLAIGQVFCGESMFHRKTNASKAAVAALQQHLLKMGFKLIDAQVMNPHLESLGAKAIKRIDFITLLSELRNNPVDPATWTTKEVILELE; from the coding sequence GTGAAGTCACTGTCTTTTCTGAATCACGAATTTGAAGCTTTTCCTTCACCCGAACTCGCCTTAACCGATCCTAATGGGTTATTGGCTATCGGCGGCGACTTACGTCCTGAACGCTTACTCTCGGCTTACTACAACGGTATTTTTCCTTGGTTTAACTCAGATGATCCTATTTTATGGTGGTCGCCCGATCCCCGCGCCGTGTTTATTCCCGGTGAAATACACATCAGCACAAGTTTGCGGAAATACTTAAAAAAACAACCTTGGCGGATCACAATTAATCACGCTTTCACCGATGTAATGGCGGGATGCGCGCAGCCAAGAGAAAAACAGAGCGGCACTTGGATTACCCAAGAAATTCAAATGGCCTATCGCGAACTGCATTACACAGGTCACGCCCATTCCATTGAAGTCTGGGAAGGTGAACGTTTAATCGGTGGGCTTTACGGCTTAGCAATCGGCCAAGTGTTTTGCGGCGAGTCCATGTTTCACCGTAAAACTAATGCGTCCAAGGCCGCCGTTGCAGCGCTGCAACAGCATTTACTCAAAATGGGATTCAAACTCATCGATGCACAAGTGATGAATCCTCACCTAGAAAGTTTGGGAGCCAAAGCCATTAAACGCATTGATTTTATAACGTTACTGAGCGAACTGAGAAACAATCCCGTGGACCCAGCGACTTGGACCACTAAAGAGGTCATCCTTGAACTCGAGTAA
- a CDS encoding glycine zipper 2TM domain-containing protein, which translates to MWKPTLASFMFIFAFILSPASAGYDRNQAVPVEKVLYGDITSVRNITETQLIEDRNRGWKTFGGALAGGVIGNQFGGGSGRDVATILGALIGGGIGNRYGSGTSVQSLKLVELMINQEDGTQVMVIQDYDAGMVFNAGDRVRVVYLQGGVRVDVAM; encoded by the coding sequence ATGTGGAAACCTACTCTAGCAAGCTTTATGTTTATTTTTGCGTTTATCCTCAGCCCCGCGAGTGCGGGTTATGACCGTAATCAAGCCGTGCCTGTCGAGAAAGTGCTCTATGGCGATATCACTTCGGTACGTAATATCACTGAAACCCAGCTGATTGAAGACCGTAATCGAGGTTGGAAAACCTTTGGTGGCGCCTTAGCGGGTGGGGTGATTGGTAATCAGTTTGGTGGCGGTTCTGGCCGTGATGTGGCGACCATTTTAGGCGCCTTGATTGGTGGCGGTATCGGCAATCGTTATGGCAGTGGTACGAGTGTGCAGTCATTGAAGCTGGTGGAATTGATGATCAATCAAGAAGATGGCACCCAAGTTATGGTGATCCAAGACTATGATGCTGGCATGGTATTCAATGCGGGTGACAGAGTACGAGTGGTCTACCTGCAAGGCGGTGTGCGTGTTGATGTCGCGATGTAA
- a CDS encoding Nif3-like dinuclear metal center hexameric protein has product MTRTELTQYLADFLHVSAFKDYAPNGLQIEGKDEIRTIVTGVTACQALIDEAIRLNADAILVHHGFFWKNEPEVITGMKQRRIKALLKHDINLFGYHLPLDAHPMLGNNATLGRQLGIVDAEAIEEVAQGLLWRGKLDLAVSASEFSHTLEEALGRAPLHIGDGDAKIQHLAWCTGGAQDYIDVAASLGVDAFISGEVSERTFHSAVEQGIHYFAAGHHATERFGIQALGRHLAREFDLVHHFVDITNPV; this is encoded by the coding sequence ATGACACGGACAGAATTAACCCAATATTTAGCCGATTTTTTACATGTATCGGCGTTTAAAGATTACGCGCCCAATGGGCTGCAAATAGAAGGCAAGGATGAGATCCGCACCATAGTGACGGGCGTGACTGCGTGTCAGGCTTTGATCGATGAAGCGATTCGATTAAACGCCGATGCGATTTTGGTCCATCACGGCTTTTTTTGGAAGAATGAGCCTGAAGTGATCACTGGCATGAAACAACGCCGGATTAAGGCACTGCTCAAGCATGATATTAATTTATTTGGCTATCATTTGCCCTTGGACGCCCACCCAATGCTGGGTAATAACGCGACCTTAGGCAGGCAACTTGGGATCGTCGACGCAGAAGCCATCGAAGAGGTGGCTCAGGGGCTGCTGTGGCGTGGAAAACTTGATCTTGCGGTTAGTGCTAGCGAATTTTCTCACACCCTTGAGGAGGCGTTAGGCAGAGCCCCACTGCACATTGGTGATGGCGATGCCAAGATCCAACATTTAGCTTGGTGTACTGGCGGCGCGCAGGACTATATCGATGTTGCGGCGAGTTTAGGTGTGGATGCGTTTATCAGTGGTGAAGTGTCCGAACGCACGTTCCACAGTGCGGTGGAGCAGGGCATACATTATTTTGCGGCGGGGCACCATGCGACCGAACGTTTTGGGATTCAAGCCTTAGGCCGTCATCTCGCTCGCGAGTTTGATCTCGTGCACCATTTTGTAGATATCACCAATCCGGTCTAA
- a CDS encoding AEC family transporter, which translates to MGNIVEQLLFSASITGPICLMLALGVILKRTQIINENFIDVASKLVFNVTLPALLFLSIISSNHDLASSAPLIGYGLAANLLFFILSSYATGRLFPKHKDQGVIIQGGFRANTAIIGLAYVSNAYGSSGVALAAVYVASMTLLYNIQAVICLSPKGEESSQRAFGVIIKTITKNPLIIAIMVGMLFYLLAIPVPKMVLDAGQYFANMTLPLALLCTGGSLDIGSLKHEKHSTWFSTALKLIFAPLFITLGALLLGYRGIELALVFLMSSAPTAAASYVMARAMGGNAPLAANIIALTTVCSLLTCTLGIFVLSTLGLI; encoded by the coding sequence ATGGGAAATATCGTTGAGCAGTTGCTGTTTTCTGCCTCGATTACGGGTCCAATCTGTTTGATGTTAGCGCTCGGTGTGATCCTAAAACGCACCCAAATCATCAATGAAAACTTTATTGATGTCGCATCAAAATTAGTCTTTAACGTGACGCTGCCAGCCTTACTGTTCCTTAGCATTATTAGCTCCAATCACGATCTCGCCTCCAGTGCGCCCTTAATTGGCTATGGGTTAGCGGCCAATCTGCTGTTTTTTATATTATCCAGCTATGCAACTGGACGACTATTTCCCAAGCACAAAGACCAAGGCGTGATCATTCAAGGGGGATTCAGGGCCAATACCGCGATTATCGGCTTAGCTTATGTTTCCAACGCCTACGGCAGTTCTGGTGTTGCTTTAGCTGCGGTTTATGTCGCCTCGATGACACTGCTCTACAATATTCAAGCGGTTATTTGCCTCAGCCCTAAAGGCGAAGAATCCAGCCAACGCGCATTTGGCGTGATTATCAAGACCATCACTAAAAACCCGCTGATCATTGCCATTATGGTCGGCATGTTGTTCTATTTACTTGCTATTCCAGTACCGAAAATGGTGCTCGATGCGGGCCAATACTTTGCCAATATGACCCTGCCACTAGCGCTACTGTGCACTGGCGGTTCTCTCGATATTGGTTCACTCAAACATGAAAAGCATTCAACTTGGTTCTCGACCGCATTGAAACTGATCTTTGCCCCGCTTTTTATCACGCTTGGGGCCTTGCTGTTGGGCTATCGAGGGATTGAGTTAGCGCTGGTCTTTTTAATGAGTTCTGCCCCCACCGCAGCCGCCAGCTATGTGATGGCACGCGCCATGGGTGGCAATGCACCCCTTGCAGCCAATATTATCGCGCTGACCACAGTCTGCTCGTTGCTCACGTGCACCTTAGGCATCTTTGTATTGTCCACTTTGGGGCTGATCTAG
- the metG gene encoding methionine--tRNA ligase, giving the protein MATSQRKILVTSALPYANGPIHLGHMLEYIQTDIWSRYQKLRGHECHYICADDAHGTPIMLKAQQLGIAPEDMIAQVNKEHQQDFADFNVAFDNYHSTHSEENRLMASDIYLKLRDNGYIKSKSISQLFDPEKSMFLPDRFVKGTCPKCKSPDQYGDNCDSCGATYSPTELINPKSAVSGATPVMKDTEHFFFDLPAFEGMLKEWTRSGALQVEMANKLDEWFEQGLQQWDITRDAPYFGFEIPDAPGKYFYVWLDAPIGYMGSFKNLCAKRPELSFDEFWGKDSTAEVYHFIGKDIVYFHSLFWPAMLHGSGYRQPNSVYAHGYVTVNGAKMSKSKGTFIKARTYLDHLDPEYLRYYYAAKLSSRIDDLDLNLEDFAQRVNSDLVGKLVNLASRTAGFITKRFDGKLAKINDTTLTEAFLAKQDVIADFYESREYGKAMREIMALADIANGFVADAAPWQMVKHDDQQEAAHQVCSNALNLFRILVTYLKPVLPRLAQDVEAFFQLPLTWDALGQDLAGHEIAPFKAMMQRVELDKVNAMVADSKDNLQVTADAPKTAAPEKIAKASSVSSEPLVSDPISETINFDDFAKIDLRIARIVKAEHVADADKLLKLQLDIGGETRQVFAGIKSAYSPEDLEGKLTVMVANLAPRKMRFGMSEGMVLAAGPGGSDLWILEPHEGAQPGMRVK; this is encoded by the coding sequence ATGGCAACTTCACAACGTAAAATTCTCGTGACCAGCGCACTTCCCTACGCAAACGGACCGATACATTTAGGTCACATGTTGGAATACATCCAGACAGATATCTGGTCGCGTTATCAAAAACTTCGTGGACATGAGTGCCACTATATTTGTGCCGATGACGCCCATGGCACGCCGATCATGCTTAAAGCGCAGCAATTAGGCATAGCGCCTGAAGATATGATCGCCCAAGTGAACAAAGAACATCAGCAGGATTTTGCCGATTTTAATGTCGCCTTCGATAACTATCACAGCACTCACAGCGAAGAAAACCGCCTCATGGCGAGCGATATTTATCTCAAGCTAAGGGACAACGGCTATATCAAGAGCAAGAGCATTTCTCAGTTATTCGATCCTGAGAAATCCATGTTCCTGCCCGACCGCTTCGTAAAAGGTACTTGCCCTAAGTGTAAGTCACCTGATCAATACGGCGATAACTGTGATTCTTGCGGCGCGACTTACAGCCCAACTGAACTGATCAATCCAAAATCAGCGGTATCGGGTGCAACGCCAGTGATGAAAGACACTGAGCACTTTTTCTTCGACCTGCCCGCCTTCGAAGGCATGCTAAAAGAGTGGACTCGCTCTGGCGCACTGCAAGTCGAAATGGCCAATAAACTCGACGAATGGTTTGAGCAAGGTCTGCAGCAATGGGATATCACCCGTGATGCACCGTATTTTGGCTTTGAAATTCCCGATGCACCGGGCAAGTATTTCTATGTTTGGTTAGATGCGCCTATCGGCTATATGGGTTCATTCAAAAACCTGTGTGCAAAACGTCCTGAGTTGAGCTTCGATGAATTCTGGGGCAAAGATTCTACTGCTGAGGTTTATCACTTCATCGGTAAAGACATCGTTTACTTCCATAGCCTCTTCTGGCCAGCCATGCTGCACGGCTCAGGTTATCGTCAGCCAAACAGCGTCTATGCCCACGGTTATGTGACGGTCAATGGCGCGAAGATGTCAAAATCGAAAGGCACGTTCATTAAGGCGCGTACCTATTTAGATCATTTAGATCCTGAATATTTACGTTACTACTACGCCGCTAAACTCAGCAGCCGTATCGACGATTTAGATTTAAATCTGGAAGATTTCGCCCAGCGCGTGAACTCAGATTTAGTCGGTAAACTAGTGAACTTAGCCTCGCGCACAGCAGGTTTTATCACTAAACGCTTCGATGGCAAGCTAGCGAAAATTAACGACACTACCCTGACCGAAGCGTTTTTAGCCAAGCAAGACGTGATTGCCGATTTTTACGAGTCGCGTGAATACGGCAAAGCGATGCGCGAAATCATGGCGCTGGCGGATATTGCCAACGGGTTTGTGGCTGATGCTGCACCTTGGCAAATGGTGAAACATGACGATCAACAGGAAGCTGCCCATCAAGTGTGTTCAAACGCCTTGAATCTGTTCCGTATTCTCGTGACGTATCTAAAACCTGTATTGCCACGTTTAGCCCAAGATGTGGAAGCCTTCTTCCAACTGCCACTCACTTGGGATGCATTGGGCCAAGATTTAGCGGGTCATGAAATCGCCCCATTCAAGGCAATGATGCAACGTGTTGAGCTGGATAAAGTCAATGCCATGGTTGCTGATTCCAAGGATAACCTGCAAGTCACGGCGGATGCACCAAAGACGGCAGCACCTGAAAAAATAGCTAAAGCTTCATCGGTTAGCAGTGAGCCGCTGGTTAGTGATCCTATCAGTGAGACCATCAACTTTGATGATTTTGCGAAAATCGACCTGCGTATCGCTCGCATCGTCAAAGCAGAGCATGTTGCTGACGCTGACAAGTTACTCAAGTTACAACTCGACATCGGTGGTGAAACGCGCCAAGTGTTTGCCGGGATCAAATCGGCCTATTCGCCAGAGGATCTCGAAGGCAAGTTGACTGTGATGGTGGCGAACTTAGCGCCACGTAAGATGCGTTTTGGCATGTCAGAAGGCATGGTGTTGGCCGCAGGACCTGGTGGTAGCGACCTGTGGATTTTAGAACCCCATGAAGGCGCACAGCCTGGCATGCGGGTTAAGTAA
- the apbC gene encoding iron-sulfur cluster carrier protein ApbC produces the protein MSSTQTDYRLNDDLLGPVLAILDSFVDPYLAKGLVSAGCVNKLALEGKRLQLGLVYPYPCMTQYRDTVMALTNKLAVLDAIDEVECEIDFQPKAYSALSSIAPIANVKQVIAVASGKGGVGKSTTAVNLALALAAEGAQVGILDADIYGPSVPMMLGIPNFRPLSPDGKHMTAASAHGIAAQSIGFMLSGDEAAVWRGPMAAGALAQLLNETQWPELDYLVVDMPPGTGDIQLTLSQKVPVSGAVIVTTPQDIALADAKKGINMFQKVNIPVLGIVENMSFHLCPECGHKEHPFGTHGGSKIAERYQVPLLGALPLHINIREAMDNGAPTVVAEPDSEVAALYREIARKVGAELALKQSQKTVSISVSDDE, from the coding sequence TTGTCTTCAACTCAAACTGATTATCGTCTAAATGACGATCTTCTCGGGCCAGTTCTGGCTATTCTCGATTCATTTGTTGATCCGTATCTCGCGAAAGGGTTAGTGAGCGCAGGATGCGTAAATAAACTGGCGTTGGAAGGTAAGCGTTTGCAGCTTGGCTTAGTCTATCCATACCCTTGCATGACCCAGTATCGCGACACTGTGATGGCGCTGACCAACAAGTTGGCCGTGCTCGATGCTATCGATGAAGTCGAATGTGAAATCGATTTTCAACCTAAAGCCTATTCAGCGTTATCTTCTATCGCACCGATTGCCAATGTGAAGCAAGTGATTGCCGTTGCCTCAGGTAAGGGCGGTGTGGGTAAATCAACCACAGCGGTGAACTTAGCCTTGGCCTTAGCGGCTGAAGGCGCACAGGTGGGTATTCTCGATGCGGATATTTACGGCCCGTCAGTGCCTATGATGCTAGGTATTCCTAATTTCAGACCGCTTTCCCCCGATGGCAAACACATGACCGCCGCCAGTGCCCATGGCATTGCCGCGCAATCGATTGGATTTATGCTCAGCGGTGATGAAGCGGCCGTGTGGCGTGGCCCAATGGCAGCGGGCGCGCTAGCGCAACTGCTCAATGAAACCCAATGGCCAGAGCTTGATTATTTAGTCGTCGATATGCCGCCGGGTACGGGTGATATTCAATTAACTCTGTCACAAAAAGTGCCTGTGAGTGGTGCTGTTATCGTGACTACGCCGCAGGATATCGCGCTGGCCGATGCCAAGAAGGGCATCAATATGTTCCAGAAAGTGAACATTCCTGTGCTGGGTATCGTCGAAAACATGAGTTTCCATTTATGTCCCGAGTGTGGACATAAAGAACATCCATTTGGAACACACGGTGGCAGTAAAATCGCCGAGCGTTATCAAGTTCCACTGTTAGGCGCCTTGCCGCTGCACATCAATATCCGTGAAGCCATGGATAACGGTGCGCCGACGGTCGTTGCCGAACCAGACAGTGAAGTAGCCGCACTTTATCGGGAAATTGCCCGTAAAGTGGGCGCAGAATTGGCTTTAAAACAAAGCCAGAAAACAGTTTCTATTAGTGTTTCAGATGACGAGTAA
- the udk gene encoding uridine kinase, with protein MNSQQCVIIAIAGASASGKSLIAKTIFDELRRDLGTDQIGVINEDAYYRDQSHLSMDERVLTNYDHPKALDHQLLCTHLQLLKSGEAVDIPCYSYTEHTRIAETLTMTPKKVIILEGILLLTDPKLRALMDASVFMDTPLDICFLRRLTRDVAERGRTMESVISQYKKTVRPMFLQFIEPSKQYADIIVPRGGKNRIATDILKTRIQHLLAK; from the coding sequence ATGAATTCTCAGCAGTGTGTCATTATTGCAATTGCTGGCGCGTCAGCATCGGGCAAAAGTTTAATTGCCAAAACGATTTTTGACGAATTACGCCGCGATTTAGGCACAGATCAAATTGGGGTAATTAATGAAGACGCGTACTATCGCGATCAGAGTCATTTATCCATGGATGAACGGGTATTAACGAATTACGATCATCCAAAAGCGTTGGACCATCAACTGTTGTGCACCCATTTACAGTTGCTCAAGTCTGGCGAAGCTGTTGATATCCCTTGTTATAGCTACACAGAACACACTCGTATAGCAGAAACCCTGACGATGACACCGAAAAAGGTGATCATTTTAGAAGGTATCTTACTGCTGACCGATCCTAAATTACGTGCGCTGATGGACGCGAGTGTGTTTATGGACACACCGCTGGACATTTGTTTCCTACGTCGCCTAACCCGTGATGTGGCTGAACGCGGTCGTACGATGGAATCTGTGATTTCTCAGTACAAGAAAACCGTGCGTCCTATGTTCTTACAGTTTATCGAACCGTCGAAACAATACGCCGATATTATCGTTCCCCGTGGCGGTAAGAATCGTATTGCGACCGATATTTTAAAAACTCGTATCCAACATTTACTGGCAAAATAA
- the dcd gene encoding dCTP deaminase has translation MRLTDIEIEQALDNGTIVIEPRPGIEAISGVSVDVRLGGQFRVFKDHTAPYIDLSGPSVEMQAALDRVMSEIIEIPDGEAFFLHPGELALAVTYESVTLPADIVGWLDGRSSLARLGLMVHVTAHRIDPGWQGKIVLEFYNSGKLPLALRPRMTIGALNFERLNHAVARPYNTRKSAKYKDQQEAVASRISQD, from the coding sequence ATGCGCTTAACCGATATCGAAATTGAACAGGCCCTTGATAACGGCACTATCGTAATAGAACCTCGCCCAGGCATAGAAGCTATTTCAGGCGTCAGTGTTGATGTGCGCTTAGGTGGACAGTTTCGCGTGTTTAAAGATCATACTGCGCCTTATATCGACTTGAGTGGCCCAAGCGTCGAGATGCAAGCTGCGCTTGATCGGGTGATGAGTGAAATTATCGAAATCCCTGATGGCGAAGCGTTTTTCCTGCATCCTGGCGAATTGGCCTTGGCGGTGACTTACGAGAGCGTGACGCTGCCCGCCGATATCGTCGGTTGGCTCGATGGTCGTTCATCATTGGCGCGTTTAGGTCTTATGGTACATGTGACTGCGCACCGTATCGATCCAGGTTGGCAGGGTAAAATCGTGCTCGAGTTCTATAACAGCGGCAAGTTACCTTTGGCCCTGCGTCCACGTATGACCATAGGTGCGCTTAACTTTGAACGCCTCAATCATGCGGTTGCACGTCCTTATAACACCCGTAAAAGTGCCAAGTATAAAGATCAGCAAGAAGCGGTCGCCAGCCGTATCAGTCAGGACTAA
- the pabC gene encoding aminodeoxychorismate lyase, which produces MFWVNGASLASVDPSDRGLAYGDGLFATMRTGAEGILFFDAHQARLTAGAARLGFQWQMSEALQQQLHALAIEYPHHCIKLIVSRGVGGRGYTPPETVNPTEIVSVHAIPSHYAKWQQAGICLKTSSIRLGLQPLLAGMKHLNRLEQVLIKSHPLPQGFDDWLVNDIEDNVIESSMANVFFIKGNRVITPSLAQCGVAGVMREQVMIALLEQNMNIECLPVGAERLIEFDSAFITNSVLGIVDVLAIDSLMFSRAPITAQLRQTLSLTL; this is translated from the coding sequence GTGTTTTGGGTGAATGGCGCATCGCTGGCGAGTGTCGACCCTTCCGATCGAGGGCTTGCCTACGGTGATGGCTTGTTTGCGACTATGCGGACAGGCGCTGAGGGGATTTTGTTTTTCGACGCCCATCAAGCTCGTTTAACCGCAGGCGCCGCAAGGCTTGGGTTTCAATGGCAAATGAGTGAAGCACTGCAACAGCAGCTTCATGCCTTAGCCATTGAATATCCACATCATTGCATTAAGTTAATCGTTTCCCGTGGTGTTGGTGGCCGTGGTTACACACCACCAGAAACGGTTAATCCTACCGAAATCGTCTCTGTTCATGCTATTCCAAGCCATTATGCAAAGTGGCAGCAAGCGGGCATTTGCCTTAAAACCTCGTCGATACGATTGGGTTTGCAGCCCTTGTTGGCTGGGATGAAGCATTTAAATCGACTCGAACAAGTCTTGATAAAATCCCACCCTTTACCTCAGGGGTTTGATGACTGGTTAGTTAACGATATCGAAGACAATGTGATTGAATCTTCGATGGCCAATGTGTTTTTTATCAAAGGCAATCGCGTTATAACCCCTTCATTAGCCCAGTGCGGCGTGGCGGGTGTGATGCGCGAACAGGTTATGATAGCCTTGCTTGAACAGAACATGAATATCGAATGTTTGCCCGTTGGCGCCGAGCGTTTAATTGAATTTGACTCAGCGTTTATCACTAACAGCGTTTTAGGAATTGTGGATGTGCTGGCGATTGATTCGCTCATGTTCAGCCGTGCTCCGATTACCGCGCAACTTAGACAGACACTTTCACTCACCCTATGA
- the mltG gene encoding endolytic transglycosylase MltG, with protein MKKLILIASSTLLTLLTLVCFGAFWGYQTVIEYSQTPLSLSEPKELTVERGTSVNQLAQQLADDGVIQDTWKLKWLLKFRPELAKIRSGLYEISPSQTITDLLNDLIAGKVKTFSLTLVEGKTIVEWEQQLASAPHLQMSPEVFAAVLMAQGDDSGLPEGKFFPDTYHYTAEADVKVLLTQSYKMMEQELAKAWAERAPNLPLKSPYEMLILASIVEKETGQAHERDQIAGVFVNRLNQGMRLQTDPTVIYGMGERYKGNITRKDLVEETPFNTYRIFGLPPTPIAAPSKASLMAVSKPASVSYLYFVSRNDGTHVFSSTLEAHNQAVDVYQRKKKPATPEKSPK; from the coding sequence ATGAAAAAACTCATTCTTATCGCCAGTTCAACCCTGTTGACCTTGCTGACATTAGTCTGTTTTGGCGCCTTTTGGGGCTATCAAACTGTCATCGAATACAGTCAAACGCCGCTGAGTCTCAGCGAGCCTAAAGAGCTGACCGTTGAACGCGGTACCAGCGTGAACCAGCTTGCGCAGCAACTTGCCGACGATGGTGTGATTCAAGACACGTGGAAACTCAAGTGGCTACTTAAGTTCCGCCCTGAGCTTGCTAAGATCCGCTCGGGCCTTTACGAAATATCCCCTTCACAAACCATTACCGATTTGCTGAATGATTTGATTGCCGGAAAAGTGAAAACCTTCAGTTTGACCTTAGTTGAAGGTAAAACCATCGTTGAATGGGAACAACAACTTGCCAGTGCGCCGCATTTACAGATGTCACCAGAGGTGTTTGCCGCCGTGTTGATGGCGCAGGGCGATGATTCAGGTCTGCCTGAGGGTAAATTCTTCCCTGACACCTATCATTATACTGCTGAGGCGGATGTTAAAGTCCTGCTGACTCAAAGCTATAAGATGATGGAGCAAGAGCTTGCCAAAGCGTGGGCGGAACGGGCGCCGAATTTACCGTTAAAATCCCCCTATGAAATGCTGATCTTGGCATCGATAGTCGAGAAGGAAACCGGCCAAGCCCATGAGCGCGACCAAATTGCCGGAGTATTCGTTAATCGTCTTAATCAAGGCATGCGTCTGCAAACCGACCCGACGGTTATTTATGGCATGGGCGAACGCTATAAGGGCAATATCACCCGTAAAGATTTAGTCGAAGAGACACCTTTTAACACTTATCGTATTTTTGGATTACCGCCAACACCGATAGCAGCACCGAGTAAAGCCTCACTGATGGCCGTGTCTAAACCCGCTAGTGTGAGTTATCTCTATTTCGTGTCACGCAACGATGGTACCCATGTGTTTTCAAGCACACTTGAAGCACACAACCAAGCTGTCGATGTGTATCAGCGTAAGAAAAAACCGGCGACGCCAGAAAAATCACCAAAGTAA
- the tmk gene encoding dTMP kinase, which yields MSVFAKFIVIEGLEGAGKSSAINLIRDFIEKHTGKAPICTREPGGTPLAERIRDLVKIADATDPLCDEAECLLIYAARAQLVANVIKPALAKGQWVLGDRHNLSSLAYQGGGRGLMPLVEAVSNATLKGFKPDLTLYLDLDPKLGLTRAAKRGELDRIEQQAIDFFERARATYLKLASEDDSIVVIDASQTMAEVHKDILAVLQAMAW from the coding sequence ATGTCAGTTTTTGCAAAATTTATCGTTATTGAAGGTTTAGAGGGCGCGGGTAAGTCGAGTGCTATTAACCTTATTCGCGACTTTATTGAAAAACATACGGGTAAAGCGCCGATCTGCACCCGCGAGCCGGGTGGCACGCCACTGGCCGAACGTATCCGTGATTTGGTCAAAATTGCCGATGCGACCGATCCCCTGTGTGACGAGGCCGAGTGTTTACTCATCTATGCCGCCAGAGCCCAGTTGGTTGCCAATGTCATTAAGCCCGCGCTTGCAAAGGGTCAATGGGTATTGGGTGACAGACACAATTTATCGTCACTGGCCTATCAAGGTGGTGGCAGGGGCTTAATGCCGTTAGTGGAAGCGGTGAGCAATGCCACCCTAAAAGGCTTTAAACCCGATCTCACTTTGTACTTAGATTTAGATCCTAAGCTTGGGCTAACCCGCGCGGCTAAACGCGGTGAGCTTGATAGAATTGAGCAACAAGCGATTGATTTCTTTGAACGGGCTCGCGCGACTTACCTTAAACTTGCTAGCGAAGATGACAGCATAGTGGTTATCGATGCGAGTCAAACCATGGCCGAAGTGCATAAAGATATCTTAGCCGTGTTACAGGCGATGGCATGGTAG